The Methanolobus sp. WCC4 genome includes the window TCTGGATTTGGTCTTATCGATATATGCAGGCCAGATGACCAGTTTACCCCTGTCTTTCATCATCATGGGTCTATCAATAGACCTCATTTAATTTAAATTTGCCCTGAGACTAAGAGAAAAATATTGGTAATACCCAAATGACACACTGCTTTTTTATCCATCTGACAATTTGGGCCAGGAATGAGTATCACACGCAGGAACATAGATAGTTCGTCAGATCATTCGAATTAATTCGGCCTGCCCGATAGGTGGAATGCTTCTGGCCAATGCAGGACCAAAGAAAACCCTGACGTTCATCCCTTCTTTTAAGTTCTTTGCGTCAAAAAGACCTCCGTTAGGGTCAACTATTACAGTTTCCTCAGATATCACGAATTTAATTCCTTTTGTATAACCTAAGTTACTTATTTCCTCACTTTCAAGCAGGATGATCGGATATGAATCTCCATCTTCGAGAGAAGATATGGTCCCATTAACAATGTTAAGGGATTCAGAGCTTTCATTGTTGTCTGTGGACCCCTCTGCTTTAGCAAATAACATCCTGCCATCATTATCCCCTATACCAAGGACAAGCTGTTCATCATCCATTGTAACAGTAGTCACACTGCTTAACAGAGAAAGATATTGAACATCCAGTGATTCAGAACCACAGTATGCAAGTGTCATTGGTCCCGGCAATAATGCAAGATCACTACCTTCCAGTGTGTAGCTTCCACTTCCAACGTTGCAGTCTGCTTTGATCGAATATGTTCCATCTGCTTCGAAGACAAGTGTGTAGTTCTCCTGATCAGGAACTACGGATTGGCTGGCAGGTTCGGTTTCGATAAGTCCAGACCATTGCCATTCAACATCAGTGATATCGCTTATGGAAATATTCTCAATTTCCATTTCTTCGTTTCCCATATCTTCCTTATCATCAACAGTTTCAGTACAGCCTGATACTAAAAGAGTGACTGTGATAAAAGTGAATATGATAAGTAAAGCCAGTATTTTCCTTATAGTTTGCATCGGTTATTACTCCTTGAACTCACTAGAGCATGCTACTATTTAGGCACTTTCTAAACTTCAAGCCAATTTGAAGTCTTCGTGTATCATTTAAAACCGCATCATTGGAAGGTTTTTGAAAAAATGAAAGACTCACATTAAGAGTCTTTCCATATCTTCCTCGACAGTGGTGTTCGGTGTGATATTGAACTTCTCCACCAATACCTTGAGGACATTCGGCGAGACAAAGGCCGGTAGCTTTGGACCAAGTGTAATATTCTGTATCTCAAGCCTCAGCAGGGTAAGTAACACAAGGACTGCCTTCTGTTCATACCATGCGATATTGTACGAAATAGGTGCCTCATTAACATCTGTAAATCCAAGTCTTGACATAAGTCCCTGTGCAATAACGACAAGAGAGAATGAATCATTACACTGCCCTGCATCAAGCACCCTCGGGATCCCGTCAATATCTCCAAGGCCGAGTTTATTGTAACGATATTTTGCACATCCGGCAGTAAGGATCACAGTATCTTTGGGCAATGCCTCTGCAAAATCCGTGTAGTACTGCCTGTCCTTCTGGCGTCCGTCACAGCCTGCCATGACAATGAACTTCTTTATCTTCCCGGTCTTTACAGCATCGACTATCTTGTCTGCATTTGATAACACAGAGTTGTAAGCAAAACCACCCATGATGCTACCTTCTTCCAGTTGTACAGGAGGCGCACAGCTCTTTGCCTGTTCGATGAGAGCGGAGAAGTCCTTCTGTCCATCCTCAGCTACAATATGTGTGGCACCATCATAACCTACAGAACCAGTAGTGTATAACCTGTTAATGTAGCTCTGCCTTGGAGGAACTATACAATTGCTTGTCAGTAATATTGGTCCGTTGAAACTCTCGAATTCCTGCTTCTGATGCCACC containing:
- a CDS encoding META domain-containing protein; amino-acid sequence: MQTIRKILALLIIFTFITVTLLVSGCTETVDDKEDMGNEEMEIENISISDITDVEWQWSGLIETEPASQSVVPDQENYTLVFEADGTYSIKADCNVGSGSYTLEGSDLALLPGPMTLAYCGSESLDVQYLSLLSSVTTVTMDDEQLVLGIGDNDGRMLFAKAEGSTDNNESSESLNIVNGTISSLEDGDSYPIILLESEEISNLGYTKGIKFVISEETVIVDPNGGLFDAKNLKEGMNVRVFFGPALARSIPPIGQAELIRMI